In Rhabdothermincola sediminis, a single genomic region encodes these proteins:
- the thrS gene encoding threonine--tRNA ligase — MADQITITLPDGTAKTLPTGSTAGDLAAAIGPRLAKAAVIANVNGVERDLVWPLADGDEVAIITDTSERGLYTIRHSTAHVLAQAVLDLFPGATFAIGPPVENGFYYDFELPGGATFTPEDLERIEARMREIIAEEQPFIRDEVPEEKALEIFRDHKYKCEIIRGAAEDPTSVTERGLVRTYENPPRFIDLCRGPHVPHTGRLGHFKLMRVAGAYWRGDERNPMLQRIYGTAWATKKDLDDYLTRLAEAEKRDHRRLGVELDLFSFPENIGSGLAVFHPKGGVVRRIMEDYSRARHEQAGYEFVYSPHISKASLFETSGHLEWYAEGMYPPMELDEGTEYYLKPMNCPFHILIYKSRLRSYRELPLRLFEFGTVYRYEKSGVVHGLTRARGFAQDDAHIFTTKEQMPDELRSLLTFVLNLLRDYGLDDFYLELSTRPEGKAVGTVEEWEEATEALRQAAESMGLDLVLDEGGGAFYAPKISVQARDAIGRTWQISTIQVDFMLPQRFGLEYVGPDGERHRPIMIHRALFGSVERFFAVLLEHYAGAFPAWLAPVQARVLPVRDDHDVYAHRLVDRLAAEGFRVEFVDATEPLGGRIRKAKLEKIPYVLVVGDDDVEHGTVGVNPRGGDVERGVPVDDFIERLAADVVGHV; from the coding sequence ATGGCCGACCAGATCACGATCACGCTGCCTGACGGGACCGCGAAGACGCTCCCGACGGGCTCGACCGCCGGTGACCTCGCGGCGGCGATCGGGCCCCGGCTGGCCAAGGCTGCCGTGATCGCGAACGTCAACGGGGTGGAGCGGGACCTGGTCTGGCCGCTCGCCGACGGCGACGAGGTGGCCATCATCACCGACACCAGTGAGCGAGGGCTCTACACGATCCGCCACTCCACAGCGCACGTGCTGGCGCAGGCCGTGCTGGACCTGTTCCCGGGTGCCACCTTCGCCATCGGCCCACCGGTCGAGAACGGGTTCTACTACGACTTCGAGCTGCCCGGCGGGGCCACGTTCACCCCGGAGGACCTGGAGCGCATCGAGGCCCGCATGCGCGAGATCATCGCCGAGGAGCAGCCCTTCATCCGCGACGAGGTTCCCGAGGAGAAGGCCCTCGAGATCTTCCGCGACCACAAGTACAAGTGCGAGATCATCCGTGGCGCGGCGGAGGACCCGACATCGGTCACCGAGCGGGGGCTTGTTCGGACCTACGAGAACCCACCCCGGTTCATCGACCTGTGCCGCGGGCCGCACGTGCCGCACACCGGTCGCCTCGGTCATTTCAAGCTCATGCGGGTCGCCGGCGCGTACTGGCGCGGCGATGAGCGCAACCCCATGTTGCAGCGCATCTACGGGACCGCATGGGCCACGAAGAAGGATCTCGACGACTACCTCACCCGGCTCGCCGAGGCCGAGAAGCGGGATCACCGCAGGCTCGGCGTCGAGCTCGATCTCTTCTCGTTCCCGGAGAACATCGGCTCCGGGCTGGCGGTGTTCCACCCGAAGGGCGGGGTGGTGCGTCGCATCATGGAGGACTACAGCCGCGCGCGCCATGAGCAGGCCGGCTACGAGTTCGTGTACTCGCCGCACATCAGCAAGGCCAGCCTCTTCGAGACCTCCGGTCACCTCGAGTGGTACGCCGAGGGCATGTATCCGCCCATGGAGCTCGACGAGGGCACCGAGTACTACCTCAAGCCGATGAACTGCCCGTTCCACATCCTCATCTACAAGAGCCGGCTGCGCTCCTACCGTGAGCTGCCGCTGCGGCTCTTCGAGTTCGGGACGGTGTACCGGTACGAGAAGTCGGGCGTCGTGCACGGGCTGACCCGAGCCCGCGGGTTCGCTCAGGACGACGCCCACATCTTCACGACGAAGGAGCAGATGCCCGACGAGCTGCGTTCGCTGCTCACGTTCGTCCTGAACCTGCTGCGCGACTACGGCCTCGACGACTTCTACCTCGAGCTCTCGACCCGGCCGGAAGGCAAGGCGGTGGGCACCGTCGAGGAGTGGGAGGAGGCCACCGAGGCGCTCCGCCAGGCGGCCGAGTCGATGGGGCTCGACCTGGTCCTCGACGAGGGAGGCGGCGCTTTCTACGCCCCCAAGATCTCCGTGCAGGCGCGCGACGCCATCGGTCGCACCTGGCAGATCTCGACCATCCAGGTCGACTTCATGCTCCCGCAGCGCTTCGGTCTCGAGTACGTGGGTCCCGACGGGGAGCGCCACCGTCCGATCATGATCCACCGGGCGCTGTTCGGGTCGGTGGAGCGCTTCTTCGCCGTCCTCCTGGAGCACTACGCCGGCGCGTTCCCCGCCTGGTTGGCGCCGGTGCAGGCCCGGGTGCTGCCGGTGCGTGACGATCACGACGTCTATGCCCATCGACTGGTCGACCGGCTGGCGGCCGAGGGCTTCCGTGTCGAGTTCGTCGACGCCACGGAGCCGCTGGGCGGCAGGATCCGCAAGGCGAAGCTCGAGAAGATCCCCTACGTGCTGGTCGTCGGCGACGACGATGTCGAGCACGGCACGGTGGGCGTGAACCCGCGCGGCGGGGACGTCGAGCGGGGGGTCCCGGTGGATGACTTCATCGAGCGGCTCGCCGCGGACGTGGTCGGGCACGTCTGA
- a CDS encoding HIT family protein, producing MGGIDHLWAGWRSAYLDAATSGGLGGERTGGSLFERILHGGQPDEESFVVHRGERCSSILNAYPYTSGHLLVLPNRAVAELEELDDPEMRDLWLEVRDAVAAIKRAYRCDGVNIGMNLGRAAGAGVPEHLHVHVLPRWHGDTNFMTAVAETRVMPEALPVSWRKLRDAWPTAATRS from the coding sequence ATGGGGGGCATCGACCATCTCTGGGCGGGTTGGCGCAGCGCCTACCTCGATGCTGCCACGTCGGGAGGGCTCGGCGGGGAGCGCACCGGCGGATCTCTGTTCGAGCGCATCCTCCACGGCGGGCAGCCCGACGAGGAGAGCTTCGTCGTCCATCGGGGCGAGCGGTGCTCCTCGATCCTCAACGCCTACCCCTACACGAGCGGACATCTCCTCGTGCTCCCCAACCGGGCGGTGGCCGAGCTGGAGGAGCTCGACGATCCCGAGATGCGTGACCTCTGGCTGGAGGTGCGCGACGCGGTGGCGGCGATCAAGCGCGCCTACCGCTGCGACGGGGTCAACATCGGCATGAACCTGGGTCGCGCTGCCGGTGCCGGGGTGCCCGAGCACCTCCACGTCCATGTGCTGCCCCGCTGGCACGGCGACACGAACTTCATGACCGCGGTCGCGGAGACCCGAGTCATGCCCGAGGCCCTGCCGGTGAGTTGGCGGAAGCTGCGTGACGCCTGGCCCACCGCCGCCACCAGATCCTGA
- the fusA gene encoding elongation factor G, which yields MLTGAAVPSAAYASAHQRSRLGRSSLPGKGEAVKPFSPDRIRNVALVGHGGAGKTSLAEALLLEAGAISRFGRVEDGAAVCDFDPEEQKRGISISLALAPFEWKGHKVNLIDTPGYADFEGEALAALRVADLAVFVVSAVEGVEVQHERLWKAAQAMGIPRMIFVNKLDRERASFERTLDELRDRFGAGVAPLELPIGAEDSFRGVADLLTDRAYVYDDGRATVEEIPEDMEDLEHQVHDNLVEGIVVADDTLLERYLDGDVPSAEELERTLAVGVDQATVFPVVCGSATARVAIDRLADFLCEIGPSPLDRPPVPVRAGESTVTVSPDPEAEPLAFVFKTVADPYVGQLSLFKVLSGTIRPDDHLLNPRSGADERLHGLFTLRGREHLDVTELPAGDIGGVAKLSATRTGDTLTAKGIPVIVEPIEWPEPVLAIAVRARTQADDDKLANALHRLVEEDPAIVVERDDETHQTLLKGSGETHLQITLERLERKFGVNVDTEEVRVAYRETITASAEAEGKYKKQSGGHGQFGVATIRIEPLERGGGFEFVDQIVGGAIPRQFIPAVEKGIEETMAEGGVHGFPVVDVRVICTDGKYHSVDSSEMSFKMAGRLAFREAMAKASPVILEPISLLEVTVPSELQGDVMGDLNSRRARVQGTEMADTGEQTIVALVPTSELRRYAIDLRSKTGGRGRFRARHDHYDILPPNLVATVAAESTAS from the coding sequence ATGCTCACCGGAGCAGCCGTGCCGAGTGCAGCGTACGCTTCCGCGCACCAGCGGTCGCGACTCGGGAGGTCGAGCCTCCCGGGAAAGGGGGAGGCTGTGAAGCCGTTCTCACCTGACAGGATCCGCAACGTGGCCTTGGTGGGTCACGGGGGTGCCGGCAAGACCAGCCTGGCCGAGGCCCTGCTGCTGGAAGCCGGCGCCATCTCCCGCTTCGGTCGGGTGGAAGACGGCGCTGCCGTGTGCGACTTCGACCCAGAGGAACAGAAGCGGGGCATCTCCATCTCGCTCGCCCTGGCGCCCTTCGAGTGGAAGGGTCACAAGGTCAACCTCATCGACACGCCCGGCTATGCGGACTTCGAAGGGGAGGCATTGGCCGCGCTCCGAGTGGCCGACCTGGCGGTGTTCGTGGTGAGCGCGGTCGAGGGAGTGGAGGTCCAGCACGAGCGGCTCTGGAAGGCGGCCCAGGCAATGGGCATCCCCCGGATGATCTTCGTGAACAAGCTGGACCGGGAACGGGCCTCGTTCGAGCGGACGCTCGACGAGCTGCGCGACCGCTTCGGCGCCGGCGTGGCGCCTCTCGAGCTGCCGATCGGTGCCGAAGACTCGTTCCGGGGCGTCGCCGACCTGCTGACCGACCGGGCCTACGTGTACGACGATGGCCGAGCCACGGTGGAGGAGATCCCCGAGGACATGGAGGACCTGGAGCACCAGGTGCACGACAACCTCGTCGAGGGCATCGTGGTGGCGGACGACACGCTGCTCGAGCGGTACCTGGACGGAGACGTGCCCAGCGCCGAAGAGCTCGAGCGGACCTTGGCCGTGGGCGTCGACCAGGCCACGGTGTTCCCGGTGGTGTGCGGTTCGGCGACCGCACGGGTGGCAATCGATCGGCTGGCCGACTTCCTCTGCGAGATCGGGCCCTCCCCGCTCGACCGGCCGCCGGTCCCCGTGCGGGCGGGCGAGTCCACCGTCACGGTGTCCCCCGATCCCGAAGCCGAGCCGCTGGCGTTCGTGTTCAAGACGGTGGCCGATCCGTACGTCGGGCAGCTCTCGCTGTTCAAGGTCCTCTCGGGGACCATCCGGCCCGACGACCACCTGCTCAACCCCCGTTCCGGGGCAGACGAGCGACTCCACGGACTGTTCACGCTGCGCGGACGCGAGCACCTCGACGTCACCGAGCTGCCGGCCGGCGACATCGGCGGGGTAGCGAAGCTGAGCGCCACACGCACGGGCGACACCCTCACCGCCAAGGGCATTCCGGTCATAGTCGAGCCGATCGAGTGGCCCGAGCCAGTGCTGGCCATCGCGGTGCGGGCTCGCACCCAAGCCGACGACGACAAGTTGGCCAACGCGCTGCACCGCCTGGTCGAGGAAGATCCGGCGATCGTCGTCGAGCGCGACGACGAGACCCACCAGACCCTGCTCAAGGGCAGTGGCGAAACCCACCTCCAGATCACCCTCGAACGCCTCGAGCGCAAGTTCGGGGTGAACGTCGACACCGAGGAGGTGCGGGTCGCGTACCGTGAGACCATCACCGCCAGCGCGGAAGCCGAAGGGAAGTACAAGAAGCAGAGCGGGGGGCATGGGCAGTTCGGCGTGGCCACGATCCGTATCGAGCCACTCGAGCGCGGCGGCGGGTTCGAGTTCGTCGACCAGATCGTCGGGGGGGCGATTCCCCGGCAGTTCATCCCGGCGGTGGAGAAAGGCATCGAGGAGACGATGGCGGAGGGAGGGGTGCACGGCTTCCCGGTCGTGGATGTGCGGGTCATTTGCACCGACGGCAAGTACCACTCGGTCGACTCCTCGGAGATGAGCTTCAAGATGGCCGGCCGCCTGGCCTTCAGGGAGGCCATGGCCAAGGCCTCACCGGTGATCCTGGAGCCGATCTCCCTGCTCGAGGTCACCGTCCCTTCCGAGCTGCAGGGTGACGTGATGGGCGACCTCAACAGCCGCCGCGCCCGGGTCCAGGGCACCGAGATGGCCGACACCGGGGAGCAGACGATCGTGGCGCTGGTCCCGACCTCCGAGCTGCGCCGCTACGCGATCGACCTGCGCTCCAAGACCGGGGGCCGGGGCCGATTCCGGGCTCGCCACGACCACTACGACATCCTCCCCCCGAACCTGGTGGCCACGGTGGCCGCCGAGAGCACCGCGAGCTGA
- a CDS encoding CDP-alcohol phosphatidyltransferase family protein, producing the protein MLDGRWRASFEKGLRPVGASLRRTGVTADHLTTVGVVMSVAAAVAIGAGQLRLGFALLLLTAVPDVLDGAVAKASGMASPRGAFFDSVMDRVSDAFLLGGVAWYLAATSSGYSPVLPMAVLAATMLISYERAKAEALGYDARGGLMERAERLALLGIGLLFDALLVPVLIVMLVLTVVTAGQRFVKVWRQASADRPVAAPTRRRRSRRRVSRSRATRQAATSWPQRFRDRRG; encoded by the coding sequence ATGCTCGACGGACGTTGGCGGGCCAGCTTCGAGAAGGGTCTGCGACCCGTCGGAGCGAGCCTGCGTCGAACGGGCGTGACCGCCGATCACCTCACCACCGTCGGCGTGGTGATGAGCGTGGCCGCCGCGGTGGCCATCGGCGCCGGACAGCTCCGGTTGGGCTTCGCGCTGCTCCTGCTCACCGCGGTGCCCGATGTCCTCGATGGGGCGGTCGCCAAGGCCTCGGGCATGGCATCGCCGAGGGGCGCGTTCTTCGACTCCGTCATGGACCGGGTGTCCGACGCCTTTCTGCTCGGTGGCGTGGCCTGGTACCTCGCGGCCACCAGCAGCGGGTACTCGCCGGTCCTTCCCATGGCGGTCCTGGCCGCGACCATGCTCATCTCCTACGAGCGGGCCAAGGCGGAAGCGCTCGGCTACGACGCCAGGGGCGGGTTGATGGAGCGCGCCGAGCGGCTCGCGCTGCTGGGCATCGGCTTGCTGTTCGACGCGCTGCTCGTGCCGGTGTTGATCGTGATGCTGGTGCTCACGGTGGTCACCGCCGGGCAGCGGTTCGTGAAGGTCTGGCGCCAGGCGAGTGCCGATCGGCCGGTCGCGGCACCCACTCGCCGGCGCCGCAGCAGGCGGCGGGTCTCGCGAAGCCGCGCCACCCGGCAGGCAGCGACGTCCTGGCCGCAGCGGTTCCGCGATCGCCGGGGCTAG
- a CDS encoding phosphatidylinositol mannoside acyltransferase, translating to MKVEPVSTAYKAAYHFVRSVPRPVADAAALAGSVVAAEVSKERRLLVERNLRRVYGDDFGGRDLRRCVVATFASYARYWVDSFRLPGVSLGTLDAGFQYRGFDHLVEARERGIGPIIVLPHLGGWEWAGFWLTRVMEIPVTVVVEPLEPRELFDFFVRFRQALGMNIVTLGPAAGAEVLRAIKERHVVCLLADRDIHGDGVAVDFFGERTTLPAGPVTLALRTGAPLHPTAVYFAGHRHVGVVRPALPLERQGRFRADVVRGTQRLARELEDLIRVAPEQWHLQQPNWPSDHEALEAIGKSAARPGRSVPHW from the coding sequence GTGAAGGTCGAACCGGTCTCCACCGCGTACAAGGCGGCGTACCACTTCGTCCGTAGCGTCCCGCGGCCGGTCGCGGATGCCGCCGCCCTGGCCGGCAGCGTCGTCGCCGCCGAGGTCTCGAAAGAGCGGCGTCTGCTCGTCGAGCGGAACCTGCGCCGGGTGTACGGCGACGATTTCGGGGGGCGGGACCTGCGCCGCTGCGTCGTGGCCACGTTCGCCTCGTACGCCCGTTACTGGGTGGACTCGTTCCGCCTGCCCGGTGTGTCGCTCGGTACGCTCGACGCCGGCTTCCAGTACCGGGGCTTCGATCACCTCGTGGAAGCTCGCGAGCGGGGCATCGGCCCGATCATCGTGCTCCCGCACCTCGGTGGTTGGGAGTGGGCGGGCTTCTGGTTGACCCGGGTGATGGAGATCCCGGTGACGGTGGTGGTCGAGCCGCTCGAGCCCCGGGAGCTGTTCGATTTCTTCGTCCGGTTCCGCCAGGCGTTGGGGATGAACATCGTCACTCTGGGCCCGGCGGCTGGGGCCGAGGTGCTGCGGGCCATCAAGGAGCGCCACGTGGTGTGCCTGCTCGCCGATCGCGACATCCACGGCGACGGGGTCGCGGTCGACTTCTTCGGGGAGCGCACCACCCTTCCCGCCGGTCCCGTGACCCTTGCGCTGCGCACCGGCGCGCCGCTGCACCCCACCGCCGTCTACTTCGCCGGCCACCGCCACGTCGGGGTCGTCCGTCCTGCCCTGCCCTTGGAGCGGCAGGGCCGCTTCCGAGCGGACGTGGTCCGGGGGACGCAGCGGCTGGCCCGCGAGCTGGAAGACCTGATCCGGGTCGCTCCGGAGCAGTGGCACCTCCAGCAGCCCAACTGGCCGAGCGATCACGAAGCCCTCGAAGCCATCGGAAAGTCTGCCGCCCGGCCGGGCAGGTCGGTCCCACATTGGTGA
- a CDS encoding glycosyltransferase family 4 protein: MRIGVICPYSLTVPGGVQGQVLGLARALRQMGHDTRVLGPCDGPPPDGGVTPLGNSLPTAANGSIAPIAPDVPAQLRTIRALRDEAFDIVHLHEPLCPGPTQTALLFKSQPLVGTFHAAGGSAAYRWLNPLVRWGANKLDHRCAVSEDAKRMAFDALGGEYELVFNGVEVDSFAKAEPWPTDAPTIFFVGRHEPRKGLAVLLEAMAELPATVRLWVGSDGPETAELKARSAGDPRIEWLGRISDHEKARRMRAADVFCAPSLRGESFGVVLLEAMAAQTPVVASDLPGYANVARKGRDALLVPPGEASALAAALRRILSDRELAEELVASGERRASEFSMDHLAEVYLALYTKVLERAGMA; the protein is encoded by the coding sequence ATGCGTATCGGCGTCATCTGCCCGTACAGCCTCACCGTCCCGGGTGGGGTGCAAGGCCAGGTGCTCGGGCTCGCACGCGCCTTGCGGCAGATGGGGCACGACACACGGGTGCTGGGCCCCTGCGACGGGCCGCCGCCGGACGGTGGCGTGACCCCGCTCGGCAACAGCCTGCCCACGGCGGCGAACGGTTCCATCGCTCCGATCGCCCCTGACGTCCCGGCGCAGCTCCGCACCATCCGGGCGCTGCGGGACGAAGCGTTCGACATCGTCCACCTGCACGAGCCGCTCTGCCCGGGCCCCACCCAGACCGCGCTGCTGTTCAAGTCGCAGCCCCTGGTGGGCACGTTCCACGCCGCTGGTGGGTCCGCGGCGTACCGGTGGCTGAACCCGCTGGTGCGCTGGGGTGCCAACAAGCTCGATCACCGCTGCGCGGTCTCCGAGGACGCGAAGCGCATGGCCTTCGACGCCCTGGGCGGGGAGTACGAGCTGGTGTTCAACGGGGTCGAGGTCGACAGCTTCGCCAAGGCGGAGCCCTGGCCCACTGACGCCCCCACCATCTTCTTCGTCGGGCGCCACGAGCCCCGTAAGGGGTTGGCCGTCCTGCTCGAAGCGATGGCGGAGCTCCCCGCGACCGTGCGGCTGTGGGTCGGCAGCGACGGCCCCGAGACGGCAGAGCTCAAGGCCCGCTCGGCGGGCGATCCGCGCATCGAGTGGCTGGGACGTATCTCGGATCACGAGAAGGCTCGGCGGATGCGAGCGGCCGACGTGTTCTGCGCGCCGTCTCTGCGAGGCGAGTCCTTCGGTGTGGTCCTCCTCGAAGCGATGGCCGCGCAGACCCCCGTCGTGGCCAGCGACCTGCCGGGCTACGCCAACGTCGCCCGCAAGGGTCGGGACGCGCTGCTGGTCCCGCCCGGCGAGGCTTCCGCGCTGGCCGCCGCGCTGCGCCGCATCCTCTCGGACCGGGAGTTGGCCGAGGAGCTCGTGGCCTCCGGCGAGCGCCGGGCGTCGGAGTTCTCCATGGACCACCTGGCCGAGGTCTACCTGGCGCTGTACACGAAGGTGCTCGAGCGTGCCGGCATGGCGTGA
- a CDS encoding LemA family protein has protein sequence MLIALILLGIVVLLVIIVIALYNSLVRLRNRIDAAWAQIDVQLKRRYDLIPNLVETVKGYAAHERETLEKVTQARNMAVAAEGPHQQAEAENVLTGALKSLFAVSEAYPDLKANQNFLALQEELTGTEGRIAYARQYYNDQVYKYNTKIQTFPALLIAGPFRFTEREFFEADDESRGPVSVSF, from the coding sequence ATGCTGATCGCACTGATCCTGCTCGGGATCGTCGTGCTGCTGGTGATCATCGTGATCGCCCTCTACAACAGCCTCGTGCGGCTCCGTAACCGCATCGATGCCGCGTGGGCGCAGATCGACGTACAGCTCAAGCGGCGCTACGACCTCATCCCGAACCTCGTCGAGACGGTGAAGGGCTACGCCGCTCACGAGCGAGAGACGCTCGAGAAGGTCACCCAGGCTCGGAACATGGCCGTCGCGGCGGAGGGGCCGCACCAGCAGGCCGAGGCCGAGAACGTGCTCACCGGCGCCCTCAAGTCGTTGTTCGCGGTCTCCGAGGCCTACCCGGACCTGAAGGCGAACCAGAACTTCCTGGCGCTGCAGGAGGAGCTGACCGGCACGGAGGGGCGCATCGCGTACGCCCGGCAGTACTACAACGACCAGGTCTACAAGTACAACACCAAGATCCAGACCTTCCCGGCTCTGCTGATCGCAGGCCCCTTCCGCTTCACCGAGCGCGAGTTCTTCGAGGCAGACGACGAGTCGCGGGGTCCGGTCAGCGTCTCGTTCTGA
- a CDS encoding M48 family metallopeptidase, with product MLLLTAVGAVFMWLFQFGWAGIAIALGVAIAMAVGSYWNSDKVALAVTRARPADPETYARLHNLVEGLCIATGLPKPRLYVIDDPAPNAFATGRDPKHAAIAVTSGLLEKMNRIELEGVLAHELSHIKNYDILVSTLAVIMVGAIALISDLGIRFFVFGGRRNDHQGSAGGLIALISLVFIALAPLAATLMQFAVSRRRESLADMSAVEITRYPPGLIAALEKLRDDHTVVRENNRATAHLWIEEPMPQYEGENRRKHRWSHLFDTHPPIEERIAALREL from the coding sequence GTGCTCCTGCTCACCGCGGTGGGGGCGGTGTTCATGTGGTTGTTCCAGTTCGGCTGGGCCGGCATCGCCATCGCGCTCGGGGTGGCGATCGCCATGGCGGTGGGCTCCTACTGGAACTCGGACAAGGTGGCGCTCGCGGTCACCCGTGCCCGGCCCGCGGATCCCGAGACGTACGCGCGCCTGCACAACCTCGTCGAAGGTCTCTGCATCGCCACAGGCCTGCCCAAGCCGCGCTTGTACGTGATCGACGATCCTGCGCCGAACGCCTTCGCGACCGGGCGCGACCCCAAGCACGCCGCGATCGCGGTCACTTCGGGTCTGCTCGAGAAGATGAACCGCATCGAGCTCGAGGGGGTCCTGGCTCACGAGCTGAGCCACATCAAGAACTACGACATCCTCGTCTCAACCCTCGCGGTCATCATGGTGGGCGCCATCGCGTTGATCTCGGACCTGGGCATCCGCTTCTTCGTGTTCGGGGGACGCCGCAACGACCATCAGGGCAGTGCGGGAGGCCTGATCGCGCTGATCTCACTGGTGTTCATCGCTCTGGCGCCACTCGCTGCCACACTCATGCAGTTCGCGGTGAGCCGCCGGCGCGAGTCGCTCGCCGACATGTCCGCGGTCGAGATCACCCGCTATCCACCGGGGCTGATCGCGGCGCTCGAGAAGCTCCGTGACGACCACACGGTGGTGCGGGAGAACAACCGGGCCACCGCCCATCTCTGGATCGAGGAACCGATGCCGCAGTACGAGGGCGAGAACCGGCGCAAGCACCGGTGGTCTCACCTGTTCGACACCCATCCTCCCATCGAGGAGCGGATCGCCGCGCTGCGGGAGCTGTGA
- a CDS encoding DUF3048 domain-containing protein, which produces MSATSGRRRAVLAGGGSLAGGLLAAAVFLLAARGGEQVEQAGPGAPVAETTTTVPAPAPLAPLTGLPADPAALERVALVVKIDNAEGLARPQAGINQADVVIEEKVEGNISRFVAVFHSTDAPLVGPVRSARTTDLSLIDALDRPLFAYSGANRIFLELVRAAPLVDVGFDAAPSDYERLPGRKAPNNLFTSTPALWARAPAGGSPPAPFASFAAPGSRAVPPAGALPAATGGFSFGATGTRIEYRWDPSRRGWLRWQNGTEHVDTDGSQVAPANVIVQFVRYVDSGARDSAGNPVPEAETTGEGDALVFTEGAVIAGTWSRPDPTRMAAYQDAAGQPVTLTAGRTWVALVPVGTNVDVG; this is translated from the coding sequence GTGAGCGCGACCTCAGGTCGCCGCCGGGCCGTGCTCGCCGGCGGTGGGAGCCTGGCCGGTGGGCTCCTGGCGGCGGCGGTCTTCCTGCTTGCCGCCCGTGGCGGCGAACAGGTCGAGCAGGCCGGCCCGGGGGCACCGGTGGCCGAGACCACCACCACCGTGCCGGCACCAGCGCCGCTGGCCCCGCTGACGGGGCTCCCAGCCGACCCAGCTGCCCTCGAGCGGGTGGCGCTGGTGGTCAAGATCGACAACGCGGAGGGGCTGGCCCGCCCGCAGGCCGGTATCAACCAAGCCGATGTGGTGATCGAGGAGAAGGTCGAGGGCAACATCTCGCGCTTCGTCGCCGTCTTCCACTCCACCGACGCGCCGCTGGTGGGTCCGGTCCGCTCGGCCCGCACCACCGACCTTTCACTGATCGACGCGCTCGATCGCCCGCTCTTCGCCTATTCGGGAGCCAACCGGATCTTCCTGGAATTGGTACGAGCGGCCCCCTTAGTCGATGTCGGCTTCGATGCGGCGCCGTCCGACTACGAACGGCTCCCCGGCCGCAAGGCACCGAACAACCTGTTCACTTCCACGCCCGCGCTGTGGGCCCGGGCACCCGCCGGCGGCTCACCGCCCGCCCCGTTCGCGTCGTTCGCCGCGCCGGGCTCGCGAGCCGTGCCGCCGGCCGGGGCCCTCCCGGCCGCCACCGGGGGGTTCTCGTTCGGGGCCACCGGGACCAGGATCGAGTACCGCTGGGACCCGAGCCGGCGGGGCTGGCTCCGCTGGCAGAACGGGACGGAGCACGTCGACACCGACGGCTCCCAGGTCGCGCCGGCGAACGTGATCGTCCAGTTCGTGCGCTACGTGGACTCGGGGGCACGCGACTCGGCGGGCAACCCCGTGCCGGAGGCCGAGACGACGGGGGAGGGGGACGCGCTGGTGTTCACCGAGGGAGCGGTGATCGCCGGGACGTGGTCCCGACCCGATCCCACCCGGATGGCGGCGTACCAGGATGCCGCCGGCCAGCCCGTGACGCTGACCGCCGGCCGCACGTGGGTGGCGCTGGTGCCGGTGGGCACGAACGTCGACGTCGGCTGA